The Arachis hypogaea cultivar Tifrunner chromosome 16, arahy.Tifrunner.gnm2.J5K5, whole genome shotgun sequence genome contains a region encoding:
- the LOC112756323 gene encoding transcription factor TGA2.3 isoform X2 encodes MGSRARTVNVSSTGDSNNVVNGMPSYAPPPPMPSSSSSMGIDATNVLPSRISEFGNLEQSLGFRVEDAINLSRNPLFNQLQLKSNSQALGADVQFGALSKSIANSDINISAAIAGSQALSLQKDSQPNLASTSAGHRENWGESNMADASPRTDTSTDDTEDKNQMPERGESSERSKDKADQKTLRRLAQNREAARKSRLRKKAYVQQLESSRLKLTQLEQELQRARQQGIFISSSGDQTHSMSGNGAMAFDVEYARWLEEHNRQTNELRAAINSHAGDIELRTIVDNFMTQFDDIFRLKGIAAKADVFHILSGMWKTPAERCFMWIGGFRSSELLKLLVNQLEPLTEQQLMGIYNLQQSSQQAEDALSQGMDALQQSLAETLANGAPNPSGSSGNVANYMGQMAMAMGKLGTLEGFLRQADNLRQQTLQQMLRILTTRQSARALLAISDYFSRLRALSSLWLARPRE; translated from the exons ATGGGTAGTAGAGCTAGAACAGTTAACGTTAGCAGCACTGGGGACAGTAACAACGTTGTCAACGGGATGCCAAGTTACGCTCCTCCACCTCCTATGCCTTCTTCTTCTAGTTCCAT GGGCATTGATGCAACTAATGTTCTTCCTTCTCGAATTTCTGAATTTGGAAACCTTGAACAATCTCTAGGATTTCGCGTTGAGGATGCCATTAATCTTAGCAGAA ATCCATTGTTTAATCAACTTCAACTGAAATCAAATAGCCAAGCTCTAGGTGCTGATGTTCAATTTGGTGCTTTAAGTAAG TCAATTGCAAACTCGGATATAAACATATCTGCGGCAATTGCCGGCTCTCAAGCGTTGTCATTACAAAAGGATTCGCAACCAAATCTGGCTTCGACATCTGCTGGTCATCGTGAGAACTGGGGAGAGTCCAACATGGCAGATGCAAGCCCTAGGACAGATACTTCAACAGATGATACagaagataaaaatcaaatg CCTGAAAGGGGTGAATCCAGTGAAAGATCAAAAGATAAAGCAGATCAAAAG ACGTTACGGCGGCTTGCTCAAAATCGTGAGGCTGCCAGAAAAAGCCGGTTGAGGAAAAAG GCATATGTGCAACAATTAGAGAGCAGTAGGCTGAAACTGACCCAACTTGAGCAGGAGCTGCAGCGAGCCCGCCAGCAG GGAATATTTATTTCAAGCTCAGGAGATCAGACCCATTCAATGAGTGGAAATG GTGCTATGGCTTTTGACGTAGAGTATGCACGATGGTTGGAAGAGCATAATAGGCAAACCAATGAGCTAAGGGCTGCAATAAATTCTCATGCTGGAGATATTGAACTTCGTACTATTGTCGACAATTTCATGACGCAATTTGATGACATCTTCAGGCTCAAAGGTATTGCTGCAAAAGCCGATGTTTTCCACATTCTTTCAGGGATGTGGAAGACTCCAGCTGAGAGGTGTTTCATGTGGATCGGAGGCTTTCGCTCATCCGAGCTTCTTAAA CTTCTTGTAAATCAACTGGAGCCATTAACCGAGCAACAATTGATGGGCATCTACAACTTGCAGCAATCATCGCAGCAGGCCGAAGATGCATTGTCTCAGGGAATGGATGCATTGCAACAATCACTTGCTGAGACATTGGCGAATGGTGCACCCAACCCATCAGGCTCTTCAGGAAACGTAGCAAACTATATGGGGCAAATGGCTATGGCCATGGGAAAGCTCGGTACTCTTGAAGGGTTTCTTCGCCAG GCTGATAATCTGCGGCAACAAACATTACAACAAATGCTTCGAATTTTGACAACTAGGCAATCAGCTAGAGCTCTCCTTGCGATTAGTGATTATTTCTCGCGGCTGCGAGCTCTAAGTTCTTTGTGGCTTGCCCGACCAAGGGAATGA
- the LOC112756323 gene encoding transcription factor TGA2.3 isoform X1 — protein sequence MGSRARTVNVSSTGDSNNVVNGMPSYAPPPPMPSSSSSMGIDATNVLPSRISEFGNLEQSLGFRVEDAINLSRNPLFNQLQLKSNSQALGADVQFGALSKMQSIANSDINISAAIAGSQALSLQKDSQPNLASTSAGHRENWGESNMADASPRTDTSTDDTEDKNQMPERGESSERSKDKADQKTLRRLAQNREAARKSRLRKKAYVQQLESSRLKLTQLEQELQRARQQGIFISSSGDQTHSMSGNGAMAFDVEYARWLEEHNRQTNELRAAINSHAGDIELRTIVDNFMTQFDDIFRLKGIAAKADVFHILSGMWKTPAERCFMWIGGFRSSELLKLLVNQLEPLTEQQLMGIYNLQQSSQQAEDALSQGMDALQQSLAETLANGAPNPSGSSGNVANYMGQMAMAMGKLGTLEGFLRQADNLRQQTLQQMLRILTTRQSARALLAISDYFSRLRALSSLWLARPRE from the exons ATGGGTAGTAGAGCTAGAACAGTTAACGTTAGCAGCACTGGGGACAGTAACAACGTTGTCAACGGGATGCCAAGTTACGCTCCTCCACCTCCTATGCCTTCTTCTTCTAGTTCCAT GGGCATTGATGCAACTAATGTTCTTCCTTCTCGAATTTCTGAATTTGGAAACCTTGAACAATCTCTAGGATTTCGCGTTGAGGATGCCATTAATCTTAGCAGAA ATCCATTGTTTAATCAACTTCAACTGAAATCAAATAGCCAAGCTCTAGGTGCTGATGTTCAATTTGGTGCTTTAAGTAAG ATGCAGTCAATTGCAAACTCGGATATAAACATATCTGCGGCAATTGCCGGCTCTCAAGCGTTGTCATTACAAAAGGATTCGCAACCAAATCTGGCTTCGACATCTGCTGGTCATCGTGAGAACTGGGGAGAGTCCAACATGGCAGATGCAAGCCCTAGGACAGATACTTCAACAGATGATACagaagataaaaatcaaatg CCTGAAAGGGGTGAATCCAGTGAAAGATCAAAAGATAAAGCAGATCAAAAG ACGTTACGGCGGCTTGCTCAAAATCGTGAGGCTGCCAGAAAAAGCCGGTTGAGGAAAAAG GCATATGTGCAACAATTAGAGAGCAGTAGGCTGAAACTGACCCAACTTGAGCAGGAGCTGCAGCGAGCCCGCCAGCAG GGAATATTTATTTCAAGCTCAGGAGATCAGACCCATTCAATGAGTGGAAATG GTGCTATGGCTTTTGACGTAGAGTATGCACGATGGTTGGAAGAGCATAATAGGCAAACCAATGAGCTAAGGGCTGCAATAAATTCTCATGCTGGAGATATTGAACTTCGTACTATTGTCGACAATTTCATGACGCAATTTGATGACATCTTCAGGCTCAAAGGTATTGCTGCAAAAGCCGATGTTTTCCACATTCTTTCAGGGATGTGGAAGACTCCAGCTGAGAGGTGTTTCATGTGGATCGGAGGCTTTCGCTCATCCGAGCTTCTTAAA CTTCTTGTAAATCAACTGGAGCCATTAACCGAGCAACAATTGATGGGCATCTACAACTTGCAGCAATCATCGCAGCAGGCCGAAGATGCATTGTCTCAGGGAATGGATGCATTGCAACAATCACTTGCTGAGACATTGGCGAATGGTGCACCCAACCCATCAGGCTCTTCAGGAAACGTAGCAAACTATATGGGGCAAATGGCTATGGCCATGGGAAAGCTCGGTACTCTTGAAGGGTTTCTTCGCCAG GCTGATAATCTGCGGCAACAAACATTACAACAAATGCTTCGAATTTTGACAACTAGGCAATCAGCTAGAGCTCTCCTTGCGATTAGTGATTATTTCTCGCGGCTGCGAGCTCTAAGTTCTTTGTGGCTTGCCCGACCAAGGGAATGA
- the LOC112756323 gene encoding transcription factor TGAL1 isoform X3, whose product MADASPRTDTSTDDTEDKNQMPERGESSERSKDKADQKTLRRLAQNREAARKSRLRKKAYVQQLESSRLKLTQLEQELQRARQQGIFISSSGDQTHSMSGNGAMAFDVEYARWLEEHNRQTNELRAAINSHAGDIELRTIVDNFMTQFDDIFRLKGIAAKADVFHILSGMWKTPAERCFMWIGGFRSSELLKLLVNQLEPLTEQQLMGIYNLQQSSQQAEDALSQGMDALQQSLAETLANGAPNPSGSSGNVANYMGQMAMAMGKLGTLEGFLRQADNLRQQTLQQMLRILTTRQSARALLAISDYFSRLRALSSLWLARPRE is encoded by the exons ATGGCAGATGCAAGCCCTAGGACAGATACTTCAACAGATGATACagaagataaaaatcaaatg CCTGAAAGGGGTGAATCCAGTGAAAGATCAAAAGATAAAGCAGATCAAAAG ACGTTACGGCGGCTTGCTCAAAATCGTGAGGCTGCCAGAAAAAGCCGGTTGAGGAAAAAG GCATATGTGCAACAATTAGAGAGCAGTAGGCTGAAACTGACCCAACTTGAGCAGGAGCTGCAGCGAGCCCGCCAGCAG GGAATATTTATTTCAAGCTCAGGAGATCAGACCCATTCAATGAGTGGAAATG GTGCTATGGCTTTTGACGTAGAGTATGCACGATGGTTGGAAGAGCATAATAGGCAAACCAATGAGCTAAGGGCTGCAATAAATTCTCATGCTGGAGATATTGAACTTCGTACTATTGTCGACAATTTCATGACGCAATTTGATGACATCTTCAGGCTCAAAGGTATTGCTGCAAAAGCCGATGTTTTCCACATTCTTTCAGGGATGTGGAAGACTCCAGCTGAGAGGTGTTTCATGTGGATCGGAGGCTTTCGCTCATCCGAGCTTCTTAAA CTTCTTGTAAATCAACTGGAGCCATTAACCGAGCAACAATTGATGGGCATCTACAACTTGCAGCAATCATCGCAGCAGGCCGAAGATGCATTGTCTCAGGGAATGGATGCATTGCAACAATCACTTGCTGAGACATTGGCGAATGGTGCACCCAACCCATCAGGCTCTTCAGGAAACGTAGCAAACTATATGGGGCAAATGGCTATGGCCATGGGAAAGCTCGGTACTCTTGAAGGGTTTCTTCGCCAG GCTGATAATCTGCGGCAACAAACATTACAACAAATGCTTCGAATTTTGACAACTAGGCAATCAGCTAGAGCTCTCCTTGCGATTAGTGATTATTTCTCGCGGCTGCGAGCTCTAAGTTCTTTGTGGCTTGCCCGACCAAGGGAATGA